In the genome of Candoia aspera isolate rCanAsp1 chromosome 4, rCanAsp1.hap2, whole genome shotgun sequence, the window ATTCTTGCTGCATGGAACAGTCTCAGCAGTTCTGCAGAACTTACTCATGAATGTGTCTTCACTTTGAAGAAAATAACCcaaatccttttctctttccctagccttaaaaaaaaagttgtacagTAAAACCTCACTTTAACAGACAATTTGAGGAAAGGTGTCCATCAAATCCCTGAGGCTGAATTTATGTCATCTTCATCAATTAACTTATATAAATGATATCATTTGTAGTAAAACTTAATTTAAGCAACAAACACTTGATTTAACACACAATAGTCtgttaaaccgcccagagtcccccttatgagggagatgggcagtgataaaaatatgataaataaataaataaatggcaatgaAGTCTGGATTAACATTTGTTCTATCAAAGGTATGTTAAACCAAGATTTTACTGAAATTGTTTTGGTTACtgtcatttgatttttattatattcactGACATCTTTTACATATAACCAGGCTCACAAgacatattttaatattcaataaaatgaaaatgtaatgaaaatagTGAGCAATTTTAACCCTCAAAAGAACAAAACCAACAACATCTGTGAAGTCAAAACTGCAGTAATAGtaatgtaacattaaaaaaaaaaagattttgaaatggcACGTGACCAAATTCTTAAAAGCTACCAATGAATGGCCTTGGCAAGCTTCCTTTGAAGAAAGTTCCAGGATTTGCTGTTCTTAAAGCTTTTCCAATTGTTTAATTAATTGTTTTGTCCTGCTGTTTGCAAAACACTTTAATCAGACTGTTATATAAACACTTTAACCAGTCTGTATAAACGAAGTATCCTAAAGTGACTTACCAGTTTAACCCAGCTGCCTGATCTTCATACAGTACATAATGTAGGAATCCTTTATCTGACCTGATAGTATACTATACAACTCCTGatctccttccttttatttctgtattatttttaatttgtatttttttaaacagccttgttgaacagattttattttaggAGACTTGTACATGATTAGATCTTAGCTCTGTAGTTTTAGTGATGGACCTTTAGGCTAAGACCTTAATTATATCGGAATGCACTTAAGACAAACAGATCTTACGTAATTCTGATGCCAGGCAAGTCAGTGGTAGTGGAAAAAGAAGTTGGCATGGCACACCATAAAAATCTTTCAAgggaaagttaaaaacaaaaaaacaggaaattGATCTTGAACCATGGCCATATCAGCTGCATTGATTAAATGAGAAGGCAAGAAGAGAGGTCATCTTCTTTCTCATGGGCAACATAGATAAAATTCAAGAACAAAGCAGTTATTAGGCAATTTATATTTCTTactgtaattgtttatgtttgcaTAGCACTGTGTCTATTTCTATGTGAAGTCATGTATTTCTAAGCAATTAAATATTGCTTAAAatctggaagtaaaaaaaaaaaaagggttagtGCATTTTTCGCATTTCCAGTCTAATAATCTTGCAAGAGACCAGCATCCCTCTTTGGTCCCCCACATACGCCTCTCTCATCCACTGGTTTATAGTCATGATCCATCAGGAAGTCACAGAGTACAAGGATGGGCAACATGTGATCATCCAGACATAACTGAAATGCAGCTTCCATTAGCTGTATTCAGGATGGCCTGTTCTAAAGAATGTTGaagttcagcaatatttggagggcCACTGAGAAAAGCAGTTCTATTCTTTGATATCTGACTACTTAGGTTCAGGCACCGTAACTATGAATAAGCCAGAGAGGGGTATAGAAAGAAAGGAATCATTCTTCCAGGAGCCTTTTGTTTTACACTCTCATTGTAACGCTCCCCATCTGCTGTCTCCCTGGCCCCTTGGATTACAGTGTGACATCAGTTGTGTGTGGGTGGAAAAGGAGAAAAGTAGTTCTGTATGGTGGCTGAAAGACTTCTAGTCTTGGTTCTTTGTTCCATGATTTGCAGCTATTGGTTTTAAATCACAGGGTAGGACTCTCTGATGGGTTACTTCATGCTTTTTGTTATGTTGGTTATGGTTGTTGAGGGAAAGGAGAAAGTATCTTTTAAAGAAAGCCGGGAAAGTCTGGGAACAGAGCAATTCATTTTAttctcccattttctttcttttgcaattcattttctttcccataTTCTGCTTGATTTTTCAGATGTGAGTCAAACTTCCATCACAGGGGAACAGTGTCAGCTCTTAGGTACAGTATTGCAGAggacttttgtgtgtgtgtgtgtttatggtaAATGTATGTTATCCTGTTATTAACAGATCAGCTTATGTGTGGGTATGAGAGCACACATCCCTGTTGTCTGCAGCTGTATGAGTGGGCAGAGGGAAGcttagtgtgtgtgtgggtaGGAGTGTATATGTGTTTTTGTGTCTGAGAGAAAGATATCTAATAAAATTAGGCGTGCAGTCATCACCAACAGAAGTCATAAATTTTCCGTAATGAGATGCTGCTCTTTAGTAGATGTGTTTATAAATGTCTGTTTTCCTGGTTGACTATATTCTCTGAAGGAGCAGTGCAACCTCTTAGCTGCGTGGATTAAATTCGCATGAAAAGAGAATGGTCATAGTGATATAagtagtatattttatctaaagACAACAAGATGATGAATTCCTTTTCTGGATTATCTTCACTTCTGCTTTAGCCTgtgtgaaaatacagaaatgcttcttcctgatttatttttgtaacttttggATTCAACTTGACTTCATTTCAGCACAAAGTAGCTTTATctctccctatttatttattcaatttacaagGCCCCATCAAGCATACAGTTAAGTATAAAACcatcattaaaaacaatacagagtCAATATAGTGTTCAAGGTAGGCACCACTGAGAATGCCATTCTTTCTGCAAGGAAGAACTTAGACCAGTGGAAAAATATTCAGCTGTTCTATAGGTTATCACAGGTAATGTGAACtcaattttgcttttttatatcaGGATGGGTGTCAGAGATCTGGGGTTGTTGAAACGGGATCAACATGCTTTTGAAAGATCAAGGACTCTTACATCTTCAGTCTGGGAAAACTGACTGGGTAAACAGTAGCAGATGGTTATCTCTGTCAAAGTGAGTGTTTGTAGGGTTCCTTAGATACAGAATCAGCAAAACTATATCACCAAAATAGCCTGGAACTGTTTGTTCCAGTACACTGGGGTTGTTACTTTAGGATAACAATTCAAAGAAAGCTCATTCCTACTGcatttagttgttgtttattcgtttagttgcttccgactctctgtgacttcatggaccagcccacgccagagcttcctgtcagtacTGCATTTAGTAGGTTCTGCATATTCTGGTAGCATCTGGAACATTGAATTCTATACCTCCCTAAAATAAGTTCAGCTCATCTGTTTTCCCTTTCCTGTATATAGCTGGCCAATTGCACCTATACGAGCAGAATAGAGAAACCATCATCATCTTAGCTTTATTATTCCCTTTGTTCTGAAGGCTGAGAGAAACAGGGTGGGATGTCAAATCCAGCTCAGGCAGATACCCAAATTCCATGTCTCAAACCTATGGAGGAGGTCCCAGCAATAAATGCTGCTGAGGACCAAGTGTGTGTCTATAATTTGTAATTTGCTTCTGTTAGAAGACCACCAGCCATAACCAGTATCTTCTTGCTGATCTGTCTGTTCTGAGGCAGAGATATGAATGAGGAGAGATTTTTCTCTCAAATGGTGTGTATAATGTGTGTTGATGTATACATGGAGTCGAGAAACTGACATAAGCTAATGTTTGGGAAGTGGGTAGAAGGTTTCAACCTTCTGTTTGGATGAGCTAAAGACACTTATTAGTTTAGCATATAAGAAGAGGCTGGGACTTTTGGAATTTCCTCTTGAAAAAGGCAGCAATCTGATTGTTTTGGAATATACTCCACCAATAAGTAATTTTAGAGTGTCTTCACTTAAAATGCTTTATTTCCCAAGATAGTTGTTCTGTTTTTCTAGCCTTCATGGCTGTGGATAAAAgtctataaaaatatagaaagtaTGGTAAAATTGTAAAAAGGTctataaatagatttttaaagaaacagcacTTTCTTAGAACTGTCTACTGATCTGACTTTTAAGAACCTCTCCCTCCCTCAAGGTTGATGTTAGATTTTCACCCAAGAGGAATTTTAATCATTAAGACTTTTACAGGAGAATTTTGGCACATTCTGCATCCTTGAAAACTAAATATGAACCACTTTCAGGGGCCTACCACATTAATTAATAAACCAGCTATAGCTATGAAGCCTGTTACCAGTTTCTTGGtgatgaatttaaaattaaagaatgatGTCACAGAACCCTGCAGATAAGGTTTTAGAACATGGCTGCCTCTCTTTCAGTCCATTCTTCCAGAAGCTCCAGAAAAGAAGAGCTGGGTGATGTTAGGGAGTCCtcgaaaaaaaaaaacaagtgtgCATTGGACAGCAACATTGGCTAGACAGATTCCTGGCATTATGTAATGGGACACCTGCATACTCAACTCTGAAATGTGGTGGGTTAGCTCCTCTGGCTCTTTCAAGTGGTGGTCCCTAAGCCTCACAATCCTTACAGCCTTGTGGGGTGAAGGGGTCTATCTGTCATTGCCACCACCCCATTTACAGAGAAATTTCCTCTCTGTTCCTTTATTCCAAAGGAGACAAGTGTTCTTGCTCTTCTGTAGCTAACCAAGTAGCTAGGATGTACTGTAAGCTAAATTCCTTGTTAGAATGAGATTactgatttcagaaaaaaaatacaaattatttataATGGAGATTAATATTAGGGGAACTGTTTACCGTTAAAAGGACaatggggaaggaaaggaggaaattcAGATTCTTGTTAGCAGCAAGCCTTACACATGAATGCATAGATACAGATAGAATAAAATAGTAGCAAGAACTCAGAATAATCTATAATATAGATGAACAGAAAATTCTAATGGCATCCAGCTCCACATCTTCTCCTAGATAAGTAATTTCTTCTGATTCTTGAGTCCTCATTCCGGGATTGAGGCAGTTGATTCTTACTGGGCAGGAGCCACCTGAATTTAAATTCCAAAAGCCCCCTTCTTCTGTGATGGAAGATAAAGGCAAAATAGACCAGgttccctttccttttaaaagctcacctgagaaagggggaaagtcTTCTTGCTCCTGATTGGTTGTTCAGAATTTGAATTTCCCAGACTTTGATGTTCTCTTCTTTTTGTCTAGATTGGCAAATTTAGTTTATGCTTTCTCCcccttatttcttctttctgaatGCTCCCTGCCTGTTCTTTATGACAGTTCTCTTCCctagaaataatagaaattggCTCCTAGgagataattatttttaacagCTGAACAGGCAAGTGGCTACTGGTCCTCCAGCAAAGATTTATCCTTGTTGTTCCTATACAGATAGAACTCCAGTGTCCAGAGCTGGAGAAACATTAGTTTTTTGCCAGATTGGCAAAAAATTGTGGGctattctttcctttcccttgagCCATACTTTCTCTTCCCTGCTGCAGATCCTGGACACAAGAAGGATCAGCATACCTTTCTCAACAATATCAACTATGAAGATGGTGATGAATTCTTTGACAAGAATTTGGCACTCTTTGAGGTGGGATCACTACTCATTGCTTTTGGGTCACCTTTTTTTCCCACTCCCACCTCATACTTTCCATATCAGTCTATGTCTGTATTCCTTCCTCCTTGTTCCCTTTAGTATTATTTATGGGAAAGACCTTTCCAATTCATTCAAGTTTCTGTGCTCTTCCAAGTCCATAGAAAAAGTGCAGCGACTCTGAATTGTACATGTTGAAAATCTTCCACCTGTCTTTTTTGAAAGGATGCTTCTGGTAATTACAAAAACAGATTTGATAGGGAGGCCAATCAAGTTGGCTGAGAGTTCTGAAAGCCTGAGGGAGATGTAATGAAGATGCACAACAAGAAACATATATGTGAATATATAAGCCTGTGGACTAACTAGCCTGTTTATAGCCTACTCTTGTTTCTTTTAGCTTCCTTTCCTCATCACCACTTTCAGTACtccattgatttctttttttcatccaTCTTAAAGGGACTTTTCATTGAAATAGGTTCTCATGTCTACTGTCCTCTGCCCTACTTGGTAGGAGGAGATGGATACCCGACCCAAAGTGTCTTCCCTGCTCAATCGAATGGCCAACTACACCAACTTGATGCAGGGAGCCCGTGAACACGAGGAGGCAGAGAATGTCCCtccaggcaagaaaaaaatcACCAAGGTGAGGAATGGCACCAAGAAGGTTTATGGGAGGCATCTTGACATGAGGGAAAAAATGTGTTTAAGACCAGGATTGATAGAACTGATACTTTCCCTCATGTTTATAGCAGAACTAGAAAAGTCTACTGTCCTGAACATTTGATTTCCCTAAAACATGCTCTGGGCTTCTTCCAAAagtactaaaatattttttttgtttggcctggaagagatactgtatatatatttcagaATTGTTGACTTTTACATGTACTTTTTGAGAATTAAATGAAATAGAATTAGATTAACAATTTGCCAGAGAtacaacatttttgttttattttgctctaTATACCTCACACATATGGGCTTTATGTGCCTTCCCAGACTTTTTGAGAACTGCAGCTTCCTCAGAAGCTGCACTTCGGTAGGTCTTTATTTCCTCGAAACCTTTATTACCTTGAAATCGATAATGCCCAGTGGACTCACTGATATTCACCTAAATTCTTTTTGACCACCACTGAGTCAGCTAGGAAAACACTGTCACCTATCTTGAGCTTAGAGAATAGACTGTCCTGGATATTGCAATTAATGAATCTTGAGAAGCAGGCAGGATCAAGGAAACAGAGCTGTGGAACAGAAAAGTGACAAGGTTTCATTGTATAGAGACATTGGTAGAGCAAAGTTGGGAAGCTTGGTCTTAACACTCTGCCTgtcctttctctcttctcctaGACTCCACAGATGGGCACATTCATGGGAGTCTACCTACCCTGTCTGCAGAATATCTTTGGAGTGATTCTTTTCTTGCGTCTTACTTGGGTTGTCGGTACAGCTGGTGTGCTGCAAGCCTTTACCATTGTCCTTATTTGCTGCTGTTGTGTAAGTTACGCTCTCTTATCAATCTTGTATTATACTGTGTTACAACAGTCTTTGATATGGAGGAAGACTGAGGGAGGAGGAAGCTTCTGTTCTTAGGGAAGGAGAAATTACACGCACCAACTTTAGCACCCCATGGCTGAGATGCCAGTACAAAAATGATGCTCTTTGTGGACATAATCAGTTGTCGTGTTGAGATCAGTGGTGATCTTTTATTTCCACATCTGTTCTTCCCTGTCTTTGGTTAACCTCTTGCTGCATTTTTGGAAATGTCTGTCTTCCCACCTGACTAACACGGTTTTGTTCAACTTTATGAAGGAAAGGATGCTTCCGCCATGGCATTTTATCTTCACTACCCATAATATTAGTAGTAAGAAAAACTAAAGGAGAATGTGCACAATTTTGATTCGCATGTAGGTAAAActaaatggaaaaacaaatcaaGGGTTGTCAAAATAAGATCCAAAAGTTATAAGATCTGTCAGTGATtcttaacacattacaagctaaGAGTAGGTATTTACGCCTGCCTGTATTTGTCTCCTAAATATTCCCGCTGTCTATTTCTTGTCTCCTCCTCAGACATTGCTAACAGCCATCTCCATGAGTGCCATTGCCACCAATGGAGTTGTGCCTGGTAAGTactagcattttaaaaatcacttcccCCACATGTACCAGCCTTCAGATGCTACTCATTTTCAGATATCCTCCTGAGTGCTTCACTCTCAAAAGTCTGGTGAGCTGATACGGAGAAATGTCCGTTTTAGTGGTAGCACTCAAAGTACGGAATGCTTTCTCCAGCTATGGTTATTTGTTTTTCATGTGctgattttgttttgctgtttttgaaATTTGAGCTTGTTTTTGAAAGCCACTTGGAGGTCTTGATGAAAAATGAGGGTTAGAATGAGTAAAAAGCAGGGATAATAAGATTTCCCCTCTGCATATTCTCTCTGTTGGCAATGAGCTTCTTTGTCACCCTTCTGCAGCTGGGGGTTCCTACTTCATGATTTCACGAGCCCTGGGACCTGAGTTTGGAGGAGCTGTAGGACTCTGCTTCTATCTTGGCACTACCTTTGCTGCTTCAATGTACATCTTGGGGGCTATTGAAATCTTCCTGGTAGGTATTCAGTACCCCATGGGAATACCCATAAGATACAAGAAGGTGTTATAGTTGGGAAGTGTAAGTCCTGCCACTCAGCTATAGCTCCTCTGAGAAGCAGGAGACTGCTGATCAGAGCGTCGCTTCCTACCATCATGCCAACTccacatcttttttattttcactcCTCTGACTAGGCTGAAGGTAATGTGTGACTCATTCTTGCCTCCTCTCAGATGTACATTGCCCCCAAGGCAGCCATCTTCCACAGCGATGATCCCCTGAAGGAGCCGGCAGCCATGTTGAACAACATGCGGGTTTATGGCTCTGCCTTCCTGGTGCTTATGGTGCTGGTGGTGTTTGTGGGAGTGCGTTATGTGAACAAGTTTGCCTCTCTTTTCCTCGCCTGCGTCATCGTCTCCATTCTGGCTATTTACGCTGGTGTCATCAAGTCCTCCTTTGCACCTCCTGATTTTCCGTAGGTTACTAGCATATTCAGAGATGGCTAACCAAACTCCCTTTTAAGTCTGTTGCAAGATGATGGCTCCCCAACCATCCTGCCCCTGAAGGTGTTGGGAAATATAGAATGGCCTGTTGAAGGGCTGAGAATTTCCTTCCCAATCCAAGAATATATCGTTTGTGTGTACACACAACTACAGCTCACCATTCCCATCGGTAGTAGTGTGTAACAATTTTCAAACTGGTTTGTGTACCTTGTCATCTTTTAAAATCTAATCAATGTGCTCATCTTTACTTCTCTCCCTGTTCAGTGTGTGCATGCTGGGGAATCGTTCCCTCTCCCAGCACCATATTAAGACATGTGCCAAGACCGAGGAGCATGGTAACCTCACCGTACCCACATTCCTGTGGGGACGCTTTTGCAACCATAGCAAGCTCCTCAATGCCTCTTGTGATGAGTATTTTCAACACAACAATGTCACTGTTATCCAAGGAATTCCAGGACTAGCCAGTGGTGTTATTGCTGGTgagaaggggttttttttcctttgcctagCAAAAATGCTCTTATTTCTTCTGTGTTGCTCTTCAAGTTGTATCGTATTGTAGTAATGACTCTGAAGTTTCTTTGGGATACTTTTCAGTCTAATCGTTGAGAAGACAGTGGGATGGGGGACACTTTTACATTGCCTAGAGTTCCTTGAATAAAGTATggggtgatgatggtgatgatgatgacgatgatgatggtgatgatggtgccATAATTGCAGAGAATCTTTGGGGCAACTACCTGACGAAAGGTGAAATACTTGAGAAGCCATCTTTGCACTCCGTTGATGTGGGAGGAGCTCTGAATCAGCAATATGTGCTGGCTGATATCACCACTTCCTTTACCCTTCTTGTGGGCatatttttcccttctgtcacTGGTAAGTGCCTATGTTGCTGCTGAGCTGTCTGTTCAATGTGACTTCAGAACCAAACCACATCAGAGGGGTAGATTAGTTAGCTTGAAGCTTGGAGTCCTAAATTGGACTCCTGAAGATTTCAACTGcagtttctcaactttggtaaAAGGAGCTTGATTCTGGGCAGACTAAAAGCCAGTAGAAGAGtggaattcagatttattgttgCTTTTCCCCAAGTGACCCAACTCCATTTGCTCAATTAACATTTAATATCATCAGAGCCATGGTTCTTTTGCCAAAATTTTTCTATAAAATACCAGCCAGCTGTAAAATACCAAAATTCCTTATTATTACTTGATTCAGTCACATACATTGATTTTCCAGAAATGTATTGACTCATTAATTAAATGGTGTTGTCTTCATAGGAATCATGGCTGGATCAAATCGTTCAGGGGACCTAAAGGATGCCCAGAAATCTATTCCCATCGGTACCATCCTGGCTATTCTCACCACCTCCTTTGTGTGTATCCTTTGTGGCAGCTGGCAGCACTTCCAGACAACCTGCCTTCTTTATCCCAGCCCttctaaaatctttttaaaatgaaaccaagATTGATATGGACTAATTTGCATACTTTTAGATGCATTTTGACATAAGCATGGTCATGTTTATATATTTGTGAATCTGGAGCTTGTAGAGAACTAGCAACCAATTGCACTTGCTCTTTTGGGCTAATATCTGTGTAAAGAGAACTGTCAGACCATCACCTCCCTCTTGAGCAACCTTCCTCATTCTTGACCAAAGAGAATACATTGCTCATGTTCTGGCATTTGAGCTCCTTTATCTAATCATGCCAGTACTGTATGCCATTTTAACAAATCCCAGGTGTTTGGAGGGCACATTGAACCCAGAATTCTCTCCATTGAGAGGATTAGCCATTCCTGTAAGCACAAGGCAATATAATTTCATTGCCTTGAAATTATATTTCCTCATCCACAGATACAAAGCTACTGACAAGGGAATATATCAGAGCTGTTTACAGTTTCAGCCCACTGGTACATCTTGCACAAGTACCAGGACCCTGCCTTTGTTTGGAAGATTCCTGGCTGTAACATGTTAGGATTAATAAGCAAGGGAAGGAGATGTGGTTTGAAGGAGCACAGCTTATGCATCTGAGAGAAGACCAGCTGTTCTTTTTCACTACATAGTTCTTTGCACAAAATTACCTTTGACTCTTTGCTGCATCAGATCTTAGCAATGTGGTGCTGTTTGGGGCTTGTGTAGAAGGTGTTGTACTCAGGGACAAGTAAGTAATACTACCTTGGCTTTCTCTACAGTTTTCAATAGTAGAAACTGCTTGTATATTTTTCTGGATGTCGGTTTCAGATTGTGTTGGCTATAAAGTTCCTTTGTGGTCAGCATCTGGAATGTTTGATACAGCCTTCTTTTTTAAGCTGGATATTTGtggttagagccagtttggtgtagtagtgaaggcatcaggctagaaaccaggagactgtccTGCCTTAGGAGaccgtcctgccttaggcatgaagccagctgggtgactttgggccagtcactctctctcagtcctaggaagcaggcagtgacaaaccacttctgaaaaactttgccagggAAACtccaggaactagtccaggcagtcaccaggagtcagcactgacttgaaagcacacacacacacacattgtggtCACCATTCTCCTTTGCTTCTGTTCTGTGGCTGGGATCTAGAATTAGAATgcaattatactgtatatctagtTTGCTGAGAATAAGTCCCTTTGAAGTTGCTTTAAATACTAACTGTTAAATAGTAACAGTGCAAAAAGGTGATCAACCTTCCATCCTCCTCAGGATGATCACTGTGTGACAGAAGTTACTAGACTAGATGGGCTTttgggcctgatccagcagggctcttcttaCATATAGGAGTGCACACTATGAGTTGTATTATTTCCATTGAAATTGGAGGGATCTTTACAATTAATTTGTGTGgatcgtatgtatgtatgtatgtatgtattttcaatttcttcctccagtttgtaTCAGATGGATCCCTGCACTTCTCACAATTAACCCTTAAGCACTCAACTTACAATGTTCATTCTTTGTGCCTCTCCAATAGATTTGGTGACACAGTGAAGGGGAACCTGGTGGTGGGTACACTCTCCTGGCCATCCCCTTGGGTCATTGTCATTGGTTCATTCTTCTCCACATGTGGAGCTGGGCTGCAGAGCCTCACAGGTGCACCCCGACTACTGCAGGCCATAGCAAAGGACAACATTATACCCTTCCTGCGGGTAAGTGGGCCACTCAGCGAAAGTGTATTTTGTTTCAAATACGAAGTTTCTAAGGGTTAAATTATATTCTCTCTGCTCCTCTGACACACACATTCGTTTTAGGTTTTTGGCCATGGTAAACCTAATGGGGAGCCCACCTGGGCTTTGCTTCTGACAGCAGGCATTGCAGAACTTGGGATCCTTATTGCATCATTGGACATGGTAGCCCCTATTCTCTCCATGTAAGTGCCATATTTCTCATGGGTTGGGGTCCCAAGGAAACACACATTGCTGACACCACTAGCTGCTTTTCTAGGTTCTTCCTGATGTGTTACCTCTTTGTCAACCTAGCCTGCGCCTTACAAACTCTACTACGCACCCCTAATTGGAGACCACGCTTCCGGTACTACCATTGGTAAGAACATTCTACTACCTAATTGTTGAATGGAGGGTGGGGAGCATAAGTGGATACAAACATCAGAAGATGAAGAGGGTAGGGGAATTTAGATTCCTAACTCCCATACCTAGTTGTGCAAAAGAAATTTGGTCTACAGATTATATATAAGAGGGCAACTAGGGTCAGTTAAGATCAGAGTCGCTAACAAGTTCTCTTTGGTTGAATTCTAGCTCCCATGGTCTTTAGGAAACTATGTGTGCCCTTCTCCTCCCAATTTCTCTTCCTGTAGGATACTCTCCTTCATGGGCATGAGCATTTGTGTGGCGCTCATGTTCATCTCCTCCTGGTATTATGCAATTATTGCGATGGTGATAGCTGGAATGATCTACAAATATATTGAGTATCATGGGTGAGTGTTCCTTAACCATTCTGGATGCATTCTTGTGGCCTCTGCTCAGTGAGGATTTCTTGTAGTAAGATTTACTCCCTCCTTCCCTAATCCTGATCCTAGCCCTACCCTACCCTAATTATATCCACCTGGGTTCTGCAAGACCACCTGAATACATTTCTGCTCTATCTGCAATGATTCTGGAAAGAATAGGCTTAGAATGACATACTTGTTTGGCTGAACTGTGCTTTCCCTTgcagggctgagaaggagtgggGAGATGGCATCCGTGGCTTGTCCCTAAGTGCAGCCCGTTTTGCTTTGCTGCGCCTTGAGGAGGGGCCACCCCACACCAAAAATTGGAGGTAGGGAAACCTCTGACTGCTTTTGGACCCTTGTTGCCTCACCACGTGGCAATGCTGCATAGAAAACGCAGGGCACTTACACATGTGGATTTACATGTATTATCTGCTGCAGTATAAACCCTTACGTCTGTGTGCCTTTGGGAAAAAGTCTAAATTCGTCTACTCCTTTAACACTTATGTGTGCATTTTGGGCTTCCTTTCTCCCTAGGCCACAACTGCTGGTGTTGCTAAAGTTGGATGAGGATCTGCATGTGAAGCATCCACATCTGCTCACCTTTGCTTCTCAGCTGAAAGCTGGCAAAGGCCTCACTATTGTAGGCTCCGTCATGGTGGGAAACTTCCTGGAGAGTTACAGTGAAGCACTGGCTGCTGAACAGGTGAAATTTCATGGAAGTGCATTTCAACTGAGTGGGTGCCACTGATTAAATAGCAGCTTAACCCTGGGTTTAGAAGTACTTCCTCCTGAACCTACAAAAGGGCAGCTATAGTTAGTTCAGTATACAGCAAAGTTTTCTGATAATTAGGGACAAGAAAGGTAGGAGAACACCTGATATTTCATCCTCGGTGATGTGTCTTCTTTGGTTGACACGTGCTTTCCAAAAGTTCAGGAATTAAGGTCTCCTTCTCATCCTGGCTACCTAAAATCTTTTAACTGGAAATAGTGAGGATTGACTCCTTTGCATACAAAGCAGATGCTTCCTTCACACTGAGTTATGAATCGTTCCTTTATTAGAACTTGATGTGCACAATCCTTCAACTAATTTTGGGGAACAGATCAAACAGAACAAACCAAACCCTAATTTAACTAAAGTAGAATT includes:
- the SLC12A6 gene encoding solute carrier family 12 member 6 isoform X2; the encoded protein is MASVRFMVTPTKIDDIPGLSDTSPDLSSRSSSCVRFSSRESVPETSRSEGASDFSRATTSLATEAAEPASDKTTNLRTDVAEDVSQTSITGEQCQLLDPGHKKDQHTFLNNINYEDGDEFFDKNLALFEEEMDTRPKVSSLLNRMANYTNLMQGAREHEEAENVPPGKKKITKTPQMGTFMGVYLPCLQNIFGVILFLRLTWVVGTAGVLQAFTIVLICCCCTLLTAISMSAIATNGVVPAGGSYFMISRALGPEFGGAVGLCFYLGTTFAASMYILGAIEIFLMYIAPKAAIFHSDDPLKEPAAMLNNMRVYGSAFLVLMVLVVFVGVRYVNKFASLFLACVIVSILAIYAGVIKSSFAPPDFPVCMLGNRSLSQHHIKTCAKTEEHGNLTVPTFLWGRFCNHSKLLNASCDEYFQHNNVTVIQGIPGLASGVIAENLWGNYLTKGEILEKPSLHSVDVGGALNQQYVLADITTSFTLLVGIFFPSVTGIMAGSNRSGDLKDAQKSIPIGTILAILTTSFVYLSNVVLFGACVEGVVLRDKFGDTVKGNLVVGTLSWPSPWVIVIGSFFSTCGAGLQSLTGAPRLLQAIAKDNIIPFLRVFGHGKPNGEPTWALLLTAGIAELGILIASLDMVAPILSMFFLMCYLFVNLACALQTLLRTPNWRPRFRYYHWILSFMGMSICVALMFISSWYYAIIAMVIAGMIYKYIEYHGAEKEWGDGIRGLSLSAARFALLRLEEGPPHTKNWRPQLLVLLKLDEDLHVKHPHLLTFASQLKAGKGLTIVGSVMVGNFLESYSEALAAEQTIKHLMEAERVKGFCQIVVAAKVREGISHLIQSCGLGGMKHNTVVMGWPNAWRQSEDARAWKTFIGTVRVTTAARLALLVAKNVAFFPSNAEPFPEGNIDVWWIVHDGGMLMLLPFLLKQHKVWRKCKIRIFTVAQLEDNSIQMKKDLATFLYHLRIEAEVEVVEMVSDTILFC